One window from the genome of Asterias amurensis chromosome 12, ASM3211899v1 encodes:
- the LOC139945036 gene encoding uncharacterized protein isoform X1 has translation MTAYVPKEVKETLPGPRAPDRNDETSWDVSSEIVSKATRTTSPAEETTGPEGGPQDSKQNQEGLPGTSVIRKETDGELPDYNVKDLDPNAHPAPAEMLHYLGGPRSEDGSYVHADLTKERLRQLATARLAEQGRRVMQEANFLFQQQEAAAAMQRNVTATVASKPLYPIAAPQRMKLPKHQVRFPDPRLNPNKQYEGPLNLVNRPVQSGRPYAAIRPSPEECVVDLSKPLDLSMKSIERQQCVVSRGPPVMDPRLISMSMANAGAMVGKSHGLCSNGRGVASAVTTTQSVYRPPPMMSFGKPGRRGNLLYSTPSNHYQHPLLAKDMPQISQGQLHPLVSTTVDQHIQPSRTALKRPAPVLAHAASGIPTKRTVHEKNLNLDKEFSKVTPSSSIPMSANMQQQYEATRAAYLDYELKRRSHAASLITQQNKSSSLRITDVRSTARSGVHPIPTSTASRPRSKAREAPVFHHIHHHLHHHHVPQPEEELLLSDSNGATAVQVPPEIPSGVLTHDNVLPKNGRPLPVREIQIHRLANHGLSSHDMKTHDIVTEPNLSAAHRDRVHGVLIKHTTGTPTAAVTSPHLKRAHYRTRRRYREISPPTLVSIAGIPTLSRDAPSVVSTPGRPHQPNRAASPLRLVASSFTAGAKMNEILKPLDEPDHQPSQGVIKNTPKKLLMSDSLARPLRVDIPDDRAFVSHLGGVYTGQANPVPLVRQVANVANITKCLTSEASSSPKKANSSGNESPTMPVLTPQSVYSPCPLPPSFTSESAATSHPHKTSTTEHTSASSPVFYNALTLPLYPLNKDASTEVSQKISRLKNNSPPNLQEKSPEQQVPDQRVPDNIDPDQADSDPDRIAAYRERNRVNSELQRQIDKYLLDATSKADPNKPMQRRYNDRGNGREYSRETLEDIDKGRKGHMHQYSLKASLDKLKSKQPKKDKHLSHAPHDSDDRNIFAQFMLQRQWYGNKTKAKLPEQRHCDVIDLTTSPSLSPAPDILKGNTGINGVSGGIPEQLSETPPPAFRGQTTQESMLQQAILEGKSVSVSDAIDAAFAGHIRDFSCVAGNTERKEFTFKKQSVKPELKDSLRRLSEHQTSQSAVPSSFGNTCPVITSAKTSSMVSSGHPSEDVFRHGVPPHYSSASSLSTHSSQSFFNGSISSENLQTVSPCRTGGGALSTSAMTSSTPSLSQMRYSPTEKTFSHDPRKKLLAAMSYVHMPPGVACSISPVSVAASLNSTVSPSSGRSTPSKSSARKRSLEMLRLENTSSYVAEIPKRRGHVDLLTDPSLLDREERALQRAMKQFNEMEQKEKLTPTGSQSSPNMDPQAHRRHPGRVLTSKQSPTFRSGKGRGRKIRRLMRIQQKFKDDFSVSALKARRSFSREMRRLTSTISRPSFHDFVPTVLEDRTRHSLATRSSARERKAPYHKNARYEMEIEKEERKVLERKRHKRSVSRSTSGDEEPNSPKTKTPSGRRRKGSDAVFKTSGDKTIVVKEEPLTESNDVVQQTNQIENKPDPAQLEGLVNEEGVAMQSSMDMDTPLHVVLDPTNRIKMKFMTPSAFEMHQKDSGKENDSGKKKPGGKRKSKTKNVSSAVVAMETDVQQEENTIVKTEVAELRTTETPPPLPEPIPVKIVRPNPPFELKRLMVNKKLGETVLHRAARLSYDDVAVYCIDYDVIDINAKDNAGYTPLHECCVHGRLSVARYLLEHGADVNASASDGTRPIHDAVDNNWLELVRMLLAYGADPLIATYSGRTTIKLARTKAMKTFIIGYLRDVNGDWELDEEDPYQSNLDLSWSLDGEYSFDEHDNATVDIFQGIPEVKKVREESFLLEMSDTPHLTTYNIRLANTQRARNWLLLSDVTRQLDTSRMEFLACNRTLRRATMTRHDFIMATEHSQLNRAPSSLMTQTSRNSTVELLELTSDLRHILHIEEDYI, from the exons GTTACTGCGACCGTTGCATCGAAGCCTCTGTATCCCATCGCGGCACCACAGAGAATGAAGCTACCCAAACACCAAGTGCGATTCCCGGATCCACGTTTGAATCCAAACAAACAATATGAAGGACCATTGAATCTCGTCAACCGTCCGGTACAATCCGGACGTCCGTACGCCGCGATTCGGCCCTCTCCAGAGGAGTGTGTGGTGGACCTCAGCAAACCTCTGGATCTATCGATGAAGTCAATTGAGAGACAGCAATGTGTCGTGTCCAGGGGACCTCCTGTGATGGACCCGAGGTTGATATCAATGTCGATGGCGAACGCGGGGGCGATGGTCGGCAAATCGCACGGTTTGTGTAGCAATGGGCGTGGGGTGGCGTCAGCTGTGACGACAACACAATCCGTGTACAGGCCACCTCCGATGATGAGTTTTGGTAAACCTGGACGCCGTGGTAACCTTTTATATTCCACTCCATCAAATCATTATCAGCACCCACTTTTGGCGAAAGACATGCCACAAATATCCCAGGGTCAACTACATCCACTGGTATCCACTACAGTTGATCAGCACATCCAGCCTTCACGAACTGCACTGAAAAGACCCGCACCTGTTCTTGCGCATGCTGCTTCAGGCATTCCAACAAAACGTACAGTTCATGAGAAGAACTTAAACTTAGACAAGGAGTTTTCAAAAGTCACACCGTCTTCCAGTATACCTATGTCAGCAAACATGCAGCAACAATATGAAGCAACAAGAGCTGCTTATTTGGACTATGAGCTCAAAAGGAGGAGCCATGCAGCTTCTCTAATCACCCAACAGAACAAGTCCTCTTCTTTGCGAATCACGGATGTACGATCCACTGCAAGAAGTGGTGTTCATCCCATACCGACCTCCACAGCGTCGAGACCGCGTAGCAAAGCCAGAGAAGCACCCGTCTTTCATCACAtacatcatcatcttcatcaccaTCATGTACCACAACCAGAAGAGGAGTTATTACTCTCAGACTCTAACGGGGCTACTGCTGTCCAGGTACCTCCTGAAATACCCTCTGGGGTACTAACCCATGACAATGTCCTCCCTAAGAACGGTAGACCTCTACCCGTACGGGAGATCCAAATTCACAGACTCGCAAACCATGGGTTGTCATCCCATGATATGAAAACACATGATATTGTTACTGAGCCTAATCTATCGGCAGCACATAGAGATCGCGTACACGGGGTCTTGATTAAACACACAACAGGTACACCCACGGCAGCCGTCACGAGCCCGCATCTCAAGCGTGCCCACTATCGTACCCGAAGACGCTACCGTGAGATCAGCCCACCGACCCTCGTCTCCATCGCAGGTATACCTACTCTCTCTCGTGACGCCCCGAGTGTTGTATCAACACCAGGGCGACCTCACCAACCCAACCGTGCCGCCTCGCCGTTACGTCTCGTCGCGTCATCGTTCACTGCTGGAGCTAAGATGAATGAAATCTTGAAACCACTTGACGAGCCTGATCATCAGCCGTCACAAGGTGTGATTAAAAACACCCCAAAGAAACTATTAATGAGTGACAGCTTAGCTCGACCATTACGAGTGGACATTCCAGACGATAGAGCCTTCGTTAGCCATTTGGGTGGTGTGTACACTGGTCAAGCTAACCCAGTCCCACTTGTCCGTCAAGTTGCCAATGTTGCAAATATCACAAAGTGTCTGACGAGTGAGGCCAGCTCGTCCCCGAAGAAAGCCAACTCGTCCGGAAACGAGTCGCCAACGATGCCTGTTCTGACGCCACAGAGTGTTTATTCACCATGTCCACTCCCACCATCCTTCACTTCCGAATCAGCTGCAACAAGCCATCCTCATAAAACCTCTACCACCGAACACACTTCGGCATCGTCACCAGTATTCTATAATGCTTTAACACTGCCTTTGTATCCACTTAACAAAGACGCGTCAACAGAAGTATCCCAGAAAATATCCAGACTCAAAAATAATTCTCCTCCGAATCTGCAGGAAAAAAGCCCGGAACAGCAAGTGCCGGATCAACGCGTTCCGGATAACATTGATCCGGATCAAGCCGACTCTGATCCAGATCGTATTGCAGCGTACAGAGAAAGGAACCGCGTAAATAGCGAACTCCAGCGACAGATTGACAAATACCTTTTGGATGCCACTTCTAAAGCCGATCCGAACAAACCAATGCAGAGACGGTATAATGATAGGGGAAATGGTCGTGAATATAGTAGAGAAACTCTTGAAGATATTGACAAGGGGAGGAAGGGACATATGCACCAGTACAGCCTGAAAGCAAGTCTAGACAAACTCAAGTCAAAACAACCAAAGAAGGACAAGCACCTGAGCCATGCACCCCATGACTCAGACGACAGAAACATCTTTGCACAGTTCATGTTACAACGACAGTGGTATGGGAACAAAACCAAGGCAAAACTACCAGAACAGCGACActgtgacgtcattgatctcACAACCTCGCCATCTTTGTCACCTGCTCCTGATATACTAAAAGGCAATACGGGGATAAATGGTGTCAGTGGTGGGATACCTGAACAACTCTCAGAGACACCGCCCCCAGCAttcagaggtcaaactacacaAGAATCCATGCTGCAACAGGCTATACTGGAGGGCAAATCTGTTTCTGTGAGTGATGCAATTGATGCTGCCTTTGCTGGTCATATCCGGGACTTTTCATGTGTCGCTGGAAACACTGAGCGAAAAGAGTTCACTTTTAAGAAGCAAAGCGTCAAGCCTGAATTGAAAGACTCACTGCGAAGACTTTCTGAGCATCAGACATCTCAATCTGCCGTTCCATCTTCGTTTGGCAACACATGCCCAGTTATAACATCAGCTAAGACCTCTTCAATGGTTTCATCCGGACACCCATCCGAAGACGTTTTTAGACATGGAGTCCCACCGCACTATTCCTCAGCGTCCTCTTTATCGACCCACTCCTCACAGTCTTTCTTCAACGGCAGCATCTCCTCAGAAAACCTACAAACAGTTTCCCCATGCAGAACTGGAGGAGGAGCGTTATCCACCTCGGCTATGACGTCATCGACGCCATCTTTATCTCAGATGAGATACTCCCCTACCGAGAAGACATTCTCCCACGACCCTCGTAAGAAGCTCCTGGCAGCCATGAGCTACGTCCACATGCCTCCAGGGGTTGCCTGCTCCATTTCACCGGTATCCGTCGCTGCTAGCCTTAACTCGACCGTCAGTCCTTCAAGCGGCAGGAGCACGCCGTCAAAAAGCTCGGCAAGGAAGCGATCGCTGGAGATGCTACGACTGGAGAACACGTCTAGCTACGTTGCAGAGATACCTAAGAGAAGAGGTCACGTGGATTTACTGACGGATCCTTCGCTGTTAGACAGAGAGGAACGAGCTTTACAG CGAGCCATGAAACAGTTCAATGAAATGGAGCAGAAGGAGAAACTAACCCCAACTGGCTCCCAGTCAAGCCCGAACATGGACCCACAGGCACACAGACGTCACCCGGGCCGTGTGCTGACCAGCAAACAGTCACCAACCTTCAGATCAGGAAAGGGCCGTGGACGTAAAATCAGACGTCTTATGAGGATTCAGCAGAAGTTCAAAG ACGATTTTTCGGTATCGGCCTTGAAGGCCCGACGGAGTTTTTCACGAGAGATGCGACGTCTAACCAGCACCATTAGTCGGCCGAGCTTCCATGACTTCGTCCCCACAGTTCTCGAAGACAGAACCAGGCATTCTTTAGCAACCA GATCTTCTGCAAGGGAACGAAAAGCTCCTTACCACAAAAACGCCCGCTACGAAATGGAGATAGAGAAGGAGGAGAGAAAAGTCCTAGAAAGGAAGAGACATAAACGATCTGTTAGTCGCTCTACGAGTGGGGACGAGGAGCCCAACTCACCGAAGACCAAGACGCCATCTGGAAGAAGACGGAAGGGCAGTGATGCCGTCTTCAAGACGTCTGGTGATAAGACTATCGTTGTGAAAGAAGAACCTCTCACGGAATCCAATGACGTGGTTCAACAAACCAATCAGATTGAAAACAAACCTGATCCTGCCCAATTAGAGGGCTTAGTTAATGAAGAGGGCGTGGCTATGCAAAGCAGCATGGATATGGACACGCCCCTTCATGTGGTCCTCGATCCCACCAATCGAATCAAAATGAAGTTCATGACGCCGTCTGCATTTGAAATGCATCAGAAAGACTCTGGGAAGGAGAATGACAGTGGGAAGAAGAAGCCGGGAGGCAAGAGGAAATCTAAAACCAAGAATGTTAGCTCTGCAGTCGTTGCCATGGAAACAGATGTACAGCAAGAAGAAAACACCATAGTCAAAACAGAG GTTGCTGAGTTAAGAACAACAGAGACTCCTCCACCTTTACCCGAACCGATTCCAGTGAAGATAGTGCGACCAAACCCCCCATTCG AACTGAAACGTCTCATGGTGAACAAGAAACTTGGTGAAACCGTATTGCATCGAGCGGCTCGACTCTCATACGAT GATGTAGCCGTTTACTGCATAGATTATGACGTCATAGATATTAATGCTAAAGATAATGCTGGTTATACGCCACTACACGAGTGTTGTGTACACGGACGGCTATCTGTAGCGCGGTATCTGTTAGAGCATGGGGCCGATGTCAATGCGAGCGCATCGGACGGTACTCG GCCCATTCACGATGCTGTTGACAACAATTGGTTGGAGTTAGTGCGCATGCTCCTTGCCTACGGGGCGGATCCGTTGATAGCAACGTATTCAGGCAGGACGACCATTAAATTGGCACGAACTAAAGCCATGAAGACGTTTATCATCG GCTACCTTCGCGATGTCAACGGAGACTGGGAACTAGACGAGGAAGATCCATACCAAAGTAACCTGGATTTAAGCTGGAGCCTTGACGGGGAATATTCTTTTG ACGAACATGACAATGCAACGGTGGATATATTTCAAGGTATACCAGAAGTGAAGAAGGTGAGAGAGGAAAGCTTCTTGCTGGAGATGAGTGACACGCCGCATCTTACAACCTACAACATCCGTCTTGCTAATACACAAAG AGCACGTAATTGGTTGTTGTTGTCTGACGTCACGCGGCAGTTAGACACGTCACGCATGGAGTTTTTAGCCTGTAACCGAACATTACGTCGTGCTACCATGACACGTCACGATTTCATCATGGCAACAGAACACTCACAGTTAAACCGCGCACCGTCATCATTAATGACGCAGACGTCTAGGAACTCGACTGTGGAGTTATTGGAACTGACCAGTGATCTGAGACATATTCTTCATATTGAAGAGGATTATATCTGA
- the LOC139945036 gene encoding uncharacterized protein isoform X2: MLHYLGGPRSEDGSYVHADLTKERLRQLATARLAEQGRRVMQEANFLFQQQEAAAAMQRNVTATVASKPLYPIAAPQRMKLPKHQVRFPDPRLNPNKQYEGPLNLVNRPVQSGRPYAAIRPSPEECVVDLSKPLDLSMKSIERQQCVVSRGPPVMDPRLISMSMANAGAMVGKSHGLCSNGRGVASAVTTTQSVYRPPPMMSFGKPGRRGNLLYSTPSNHYQHPLLAKDMPQISQGQLHPLVSTTVDQHIQPSRTALKRPAPVLAHAASGIPTKRTVHEKNLNLDKEFSKVTPSSSIPMSANMQQQYEATRAAYLDYELKRRSHAASLITQQNKSSSLRITDVRSTARSGVHPIPTSTASRPRSKAREAPVFHHIHHHLHHHHVPQPEEELLLSDSNGATAVQVPPEIPSGVLTHDNVLPKNGRPLPVREIQIHRLANHGLSSHDMKTHDIVTEPNLSAAHRDRVHGVLIKHTTGTPTAAVTSPHLKRAHYRTRRRYREISPPTLVSIAGIPTLSRDAPSVVSTPGRPHQPNRAASPLRLVASSFTAGAKMNEILKPLDEPDHQPSQGVIKNTPKKLLMSDSLARPLRVDIPDDRAFVSHLGGVYTGQANPVPLVRQVANVANITKCLTSEASSSPKKANSSGNESPTMPVLTPQSVYSPCPLPPSFTSESAATSHPHKTSTTEHTSASSPVFYNALTLPLYPLNKDASTEVSQKISRLKNNSPPNLQEKSPEQQVPDQRVPDNIDPDQADSDPDRIAAYRERNRVNSELQRQIDKYLLDATSKADPNKPMQRRYNDRGNGREYSRETLEDIDKGRKGHMHQYSLKASLDKLKSKQPKKDKHLSHAPHDSDDRNIFAQFMLQRQWYGNKTKAKLPEQRHCDVIDLTTSPSLSPAPDILKGNTGINGVSGGIPEQLSETPPPAFRGQTTQESMLQQAILEGKSVSVSDAIDAAFAGHIRDFSCVAGNTERKEFTFKKQSVKPELKDSLRRLSEHQTSQSAVPSSFGNTCPVITSAKTSSMVSSGHPSEDVFRHGVPPHYSSASSLSTHSSQSFFNGSISSENLQTVSPCRTGGGALSTSAMTSSTPSLSQMRYSPTEKTFSHDPRKKLLAAMSYVHMPPGVACSISPVSVAASLNSTVSPSSGRSTPSKSSARKRSLEMLRLENTSSYVAEIPKRRGHVDLLTDPSLLDREERALQRAMKQFNEMEQKEKLTPTGSQSSPNMDPQAHRRHPGRVLTSKQSPTFRSGKGRGRKIRRLMRIQQKFKDDFSVSALKARRSFSREMRRLTSTISRPSFHDFVPTVLEDRTRHSLATRSSARERKAPYHKNARYEMEIEKEERKVLERKRHKRSVSRSTSGDEEPNSPKTKTPSGRRRKGSDAVFKTSGDKTIVVKEEPLTESNDVVQQTNQIENKPDPAQLEGLVNEEGVAMQSSMDMDTPLHVVLDPTNRIKMKFMTPSAFEMHQKDSGKENDSGKKKPGGKRKSKTKNVSSAVVAMETDVQQEENTIVKTEVAELRTTETPPPLPEPIPVKIVRPNPPFELKRLMVNKKLGETVLHRAARLSYDDVAVYCIDYDVIDINAKDNAGYTPLHECCVHGRLSVARYLLEHGADVNASASDGTRPIHDAVDNNWLELVRMLLAYGADPLIATYSGRTTIKLARTKAMKTFIIGYLRDVNGDWELDEEDPYQSNLDLSWSLDGEYSFDEHDNATVDIFQGIPEVKKVREESFLLEMSDTPHLTTYNIRLANTQRARNWLLLSDVTRQLDTSRMEFLACNRTLRRATMTRHDFIMATEHSQLNRAPSSLMTQTSRNSTVELLELTSDLRHILHIEEDYI; the protein is encoded by the exons GTTACTGCGACCGTTGCATCGAAGCCTCTGTATCCCATCGCGGCACCACAGAGAATGAAGCTACCCAAACACCAAGTGCGATTCCCGGATCCACGTTTGAATCCAAACAAACAATATGAAGGACCATTGAATCTCGTCAACCGTCCGGTACAATCCGGACGTCCGTACGCCGCGATTCGGCCCTCTCCAGAGGAGTGTGTGGTGGACCTCAGCAAACCTCTGGATCTATCGATGAAGTCAATTGAGAGACAGCAATGTGTCGTGTCCAGGGGACCTCCTGTGATGGACCCGAGGTTGATATCAATGTCGATGGCGAACGCGGGGGCGATGGTCGGCAAATCGCACGGTTTGTGTAGCAATGGGCGTGGGGTGGCGTCAGCTGTGACGACAACACAATCCGTGTACAGGCCACCTCCGATGATGAGTTTTGGTAAACCTGGACGCCGTGGTAACCTTTTATATTCCACTCCATCAAATCATTATCAGCACCCACTTTTGGCGAAAGACATGCCACAAATATCCCAGGGTCAACTACATCCACTGGTATCCACTACAGTTGATCAGCACATCCAGCCTTCACGAACTGCACTGAAAAGACCCGCACCTGTTCTTGCGCATGCTGCTTCAGGCATTCCAACAAAACGTACAGTTCATGAGAAGAACTTAAACTTAGACAAGGAGTTTTCAAAAGTCACACCGTCTTCCAGTATACCTATGTCAGCAAACATGCAGCAACAATATGAAGCAACAAGAGCTGCTTATTTGGACTATGAGCTCAAAAGGAGGAGCCATGCAGCTTCTCTAATCACCCAACAGAACAAGTCCTCTTCTTTGCGAATCACGGATGTACGATCCACTGCAAGAAGTGGTGTTCATCCCATACCGACCTCCACAGCGTCGAGACCGCGTAGCAAAGCCAGAGAAGCACCCGTCTTTCATCACAtacatcatcatcttcatcaccaTCATGTACCACAACCAGAAGAGGAGTTATTACTCTCAGACTCTAACGGGGCTACTGCTGTCCAGGTACCTCCTGAAATACCCTCTGGGGTACTAACCCATGACAATGTCCTCCCTAAGAACGGTAGACCTCTACCCGTACGGGAGATCCAAATTCACAGACTCGCAAACCATGGGTTGTCATCCCATGATATGAAAACACATGATATTGTTACTGAGCCTAATCTATCGGCAGCACATAGAGATCGCGTACACGGGGTCTTGATTAAACACACAACAGGTACACCCACGGCAGCCGTCACGAGCCCGCATCTCAAGCGTGCCCACTATCGTACCCGAAGACGCTACCGTGAGATCAGCCCACCGACCCTCGTCTCCATCGCAGGTATACCTACTCTCTCTCGTGACGCCCCGAGTGTTGTATCAACACCAGGGCGACCTCACCAACCCAACCGTGCCGCCTCGCCGTTACGTCTCGTCGCGTCATCGTTCACTGCTGGAGCTAAGATGAATGAAATCTTGAAACCACTTGACGAGCCTGATCATCAGCCGTCACAAGGTGTGATTAAAAACACCCCAAAGAAACTATTAATGAGTGACAGCTTAGCTCGACCATTACGAGTGGACATTCCAGACGATAGAGCCTTCGTTAGCCATTTGGGTGGTGTGTACACTGGTCAAGCTAACCCAGTCCCACTTGTCCGTCAAGTTGCCAATGTTGCAAATATCACAAAGTGTCTGACGAGTGAGGCCAGCTCGTCCCCGAAGAAAGCCAACTCGTCCGGAAACGAGTCGCCAACGATGCCTGTTCTGACGCCACAGAGTGTTTATTCACCATGTCCACTCCCACCATCCTTCACTTCCGAATCAGCTGCAACAAGCCATCCTCATAAAACCTCTACCACCGAACACACTTCGGCATCGTCACCAGTATTCTATAATGCTTTAACACTGCCTTTGTATCCACTTAACAAAGACGCGTCAACAGAAGTATCCCAGAAAATATCCAGACTCAAAAATAATTCTCCTCCGAATCTGCAGGAAAAAAGCCCGGAACAGCAAGTGCCGGATCAACGCGTTCCGGATAACATTGATCCGGATCAAGCCGACTCTGATCCAGATCGTATTGCAGCGTACAGAGAAAGGAACCGCGTAAATAGCGAACTCCAGCGACAGATTGACAAATACCTTTTGGATGCCACTTCTAAAGCCGATCCGAACAAACCAATGCAGAGACGGTATAATGATAGGGGAAATGGTCGTGAATATAGTAGAGAAACTCTTGAAGATATTGACAAGGGGAGGAAGGGACATATGCACCAGTACAGCCTGAAAGCAAGTCTAGACAAACTCAAGTCAAAACAACCAAAGAAGGACAAGCACCTGAGCCATGCACCCCATGACTCAGACGACAGAAACATCTTTGCACAGTTCATGTTACAACGACAGTGGTATGGGAACAAAACCAAGGCAAAACTACCAGAACAGCGACActgtgacgtcattgatctcACAACCTCGCCATCTTTGTCACCTGCTCCTGATATACTAAAAGGCAATACGGGGATAAATGGTGTCAGTGGTGGGATACCTGAACAACTCTCAGAGACACCGCCCCCAGCAttcagaggtcaaactacacaAGAATCCATGCTGCAACAGGCTATACTGGAGGGCAAATCTGTTTCTGTGAGTGATGCAATTGATGCTGCCTTTGCTGGTCATATCCGGGACTTTTCATGTGTCGCTGGAAACACTGAGCGAAAAGAGTTCACTTTTAAGAAGCAAAGCGTCAAGCCTGAATTGAAAGACTCACTGCGAAGACTTTCTGAGCATCAGACATCTCAATCTGCCGTTCCATCTTCGTTTGGCAACACATGCCCAGTTATAACATCAGCTAAGACCTCTTCAATGGTTTCATCCGGACACCCATCCGAAGACGTTTTTAGACATGGAGTCCCACCGCACTATTCCTCAGCGTCCTCTTTATCGACCCACTCCTCACAGTCTTTCTTCAACGGCAGCATCTCCTCAGAAAACCTACAAACAGTTTCCCCATGCAGAACTGGAGGAGGAGCGTTATCCACCTCGGCTATGACGTCATCGACGCCATCTTTATCTCAGATGAGATACTCCCCTACCGAGAAGACATTCTCCCACGACCCTCGTAAGAAGCTCCTGGCAGCCATGAGCTACGTCCACATGCCTCCAGGGGTTGCCTGCTCCATTTCACCGGTATCCGTCGCTGCTAGCCTTAACTCGACCGTCAGTCCTTCAAGCGGCAGGAGCACGCCGTCAAAAAGCTCGGCAAGGAAGCGATCGCTGGAGATGCTACGACTGGAGAACACGTCTAGCTACGTTGCAGAGATACCTAAGAGAAGAGGTCACGTGGATTTACTGACGGATCCTTCGCTGTTAGACAGAGAGGAACGAGCTTTACAG CGAGCCATGAAACAGTTCAATGAAATGGAGCAGAAGGAGAAACTAACCCCAACTGGCTCCCAGTCAAGCCCGAACATGGACCCACAGGCACACAGACGTCACCCGGGCCGTGTGCTGACCAGCAAACAGTCACCAACCTTCAGATCAGGAAAGGGCCGTGGACGTAAAATCAGACGTCTTATGAGGATTCAGCAGAAGTTCAAAG ACGATTTTTCGGTATCGGCCTTGAAGGCCCGACGGAGTTTTTCACGAGAGATGCGACGTCTAACCAGCACCATTAGTCGGCCGAGCTTCCATGACTTCGTCCCCACAGTTCTCGAAGACAGAACCAGGCATTCTTTAGCAACCA GATCTTCTGCAAGGGAACGAAAAGCTCCTTACCACAAAAACGCCCGCTACGAAATGGAGATAGAGAAGGAGGAGAGAAAAGTCCTAGAAAGGAAGAGACATAAACGATCTGTTAGTCGCTCTACGAGTGGGGACGAGGAGCCCAACTCACCGAAGACCAAGACGCCATCTGGAAGAAGACGGAAGGGCAGTGATGCCGTCTTCAAGACGTCTGGTGATAAGACTATCGTTGTGAAAGAAGAACCTCTCACGGAATCCAATGACGTGGTTCAACAAACCAATCAGATTGAAAACAAACCTGATCCTGCCCAATTAGAGGGCTTAGTTAATGAAGAGGGCGTGGCTATGCAAAGCAGCATGGATATGGACACGCCCCTTCATGTGGTCCTCGATCCCACCAATCGAATCAAAATGAAGTTCATGACGCCGTCTGCATTTGAAATGCATCAGAAAGACTCTGGGAAGGAGAATGACAGTGGGAAGAAGAAGCCGGGAGGCAAGAGGAAATCTAAAACCAAGAATGTTAGCTCTGCAGTCGTTGCCATGGAAACAGATGTACAGCAAGAAGAAAACACCATAGTCAAAACAGAG GTTGCTGAGTTAAGAACAACAGAGACTCCTCCACCTTTACCCGAACCGATTCCAGTGAAGATAGTGCGACCAAACCCCCCATTCG AACTGAAACGTCTCATGGTGAACAAGAAACTTGGTGAAACCGTATTGCATCGAGCGGCTCGACTCTCATACGAT GATGTAGCCGTTTACTGCATAGATTATGACGTCATAGATATTAATGCTAAAGATAATGCTGGTTATACGCCACTACACGAGTGTTGTGTACACGGACGGCTATCTGTAGCGCGGTATCTGTTAGAGCATGGGGCCGATGTCAATGCGAGCGCATCGGACGGTACTCG GCCCATTCACGATGCTGTTGACAACAATTGGTTGGAGTTAGTGCGCATGCTCCTTGCCTACGGGGCGGATCCGTTGATAGCAACGTATTCAGGCAGGACGACCATTAAATTGGCACGAACTAAAGCCATGAAGACGTTTATCATCG GCTACCTTCGCGATGTCAACGGAGACTGGGAACTAGACGAGGAAGATCCATACCAAAGTAACCTGGATTTAAGCTGGAGCCTTGACGGGGAATATTCTTTTG ACGAACATGACAATGCAACGGTGGATATATTTCAAGGTATACCAGAAGTGAAGAAGGTGAGAGAGGAAAGCTTCTTGCTGGAGATGAGTGACACGCCGCATCTTACAACCTACAACATCCGTCTTGCTAATACACAAAG AGCACGTAATTGGTTGTTGTTGTCTGACGTCACGCGGCAGTTAGACACGTCACGCATGGAGTTTTTAGCCTGTAACCGAACATTACGTCGTGCTACCATGACACGTCACGATTTCATCATGGCAACAGAACACTCACAGTTAAACCGCGCACCGTCATCATTAATGACGCAGACGTCTAGGAACTCGACTGTGGAGTTATTGGAACTGACCAGTGATCTGAGACATATTCTTCATATTGAAGAGGATTATATCTGA